In the Chryseobacterium sp. MYb264 genome, one interval contains:
- a CDS encoding superoxide dismutase family protein produces MKGKTLALLAGCTLFAVSCGTTNTYQILSKSDTQTGGTAKFTQKGDEVIMKLDVTNLTPGIHAVHIHEKGDCSAADGTSTGGHWNPSKNDHGKWGAEHFHMGDIGNLVANQDGVATLTFKTNKWCLGCTDESKNIIGKGLIVHAAADDFHTQPTGNAGGRVGCVEIK; encoded by the coding sequence ATGAAAGGAAAAACATTAGCATTATTAGCGGGATGTACACTTTTTGCCGTTTCTTGCGGAACAACAAATACGTACCAGATCCTATCTAAAAGCGACACCCAAACCGGAGGAACGGCAAAGTTTACTCAAAAAGGAGATGAAGTGATCATGAAATTGGATGTAACCAATCTAACTCCGGGAATCCACGCCGTACACATCCACGAAAAAGGAGACTGTTCAGCAGCTGACGGAACTTCTACAGGAGGACACTGGAATCCATCGAAAAACGATCATGGAAAATGGGGTGCTGAGCATTTCCACATGGGAGATATCGGAAACCTTGTCGCCAATCAAGACGGTGTTGCTACGTTGACATTTAAAACTAATAAATGGTGTCTTGGATGTACAGATGAGTCTAAAAACATCATCGGAAAAGGGCTTATCGTACACGCTGCTGCAGACGATTTCCATACGCAACCAACGGGTAACGCCGGAGGAAGAGTGGGATGTGTTGAGATTAAATAA
- a CDS encoding 2TM domain-containing protein: protein MNYYQAQERVQSLKKFYKNLLWFGIVAAIIYGRDIFRHGKIDVSLFHGSFILTIWAIVLVVKAVKLFILNSGWENRMMKEEMQKSKEPIQF, encoded by the coding sequence ATGAACTATTATCAGGCACAGGAAAGAGTACAGAGTCTAAAGAAATTTTACAAAAACCTTCTTTGGTTCGGAATCGTAGCTGCGATCATCTACGGAAGAGATATTTTCAGACATGGAAAAATTGATGTTTCTCTATTTCACGGATCTTTTATTTTAACGATTTGGGCAATTGTTTTAGTGGTGAAAGCCGTAAAATTATTCATCTTAAATTCGGGATGGGAAAATAGAATGATGAAAGAGGAAATGCAGAAAT
- the surE gene encoding 5'/3'-nucleotidase SurE, with amino-acid sequence MERPLILVTNDDGITAPGIRNLVTFMNEIGDVVVVAPNSPQSGKGHAITINSTLSYEEVQLEGPQTDYSCSGTPVDCVKMALDKILPRRPDIVVSGINHGANSSINVIYSGTMSAAVEAGVENLPAIGFSLLDFSWEADFTQAKEYIQNIVRRTLEKPMPKGIVLNVNIPKLPKEDIKGIKVCKQAHAKWEESFEERLSPHGKKYYWLTGYFNNMDESPDADETALANGYISIVPVKFDLTAYEYMKTLEEVMNFD; translated from the coding sequence ATGGAAAGACCACTTATTCTGGTAACAAATGACGACGGAATTACAGCACCCGGTATCAGAAATCTTGTCACGTTTATGAACGAAATCGGAGATGTAGTGGTGGTAGCACCCAACTCTCCACAAAGCGGTAAAGGTCATGCTATTACCATCAATTCTACCCTAAGTTACGAAGAAGTACAGCTTGAAGGGCCACAAACCGATTATTCATGCAGCGGAACCCCTGTAGACTGCGTAAAAATGGCTTTGGATAAAATTTTACCGAGAAGACCGGATATTGTCGTTTCAGGAATCAACCACGGAGCGAATTCTTCCATTAACGTGATCTATTCAGGAACAATGTCTGCCGCTGTGGAAGCAGGTGTAGAAAACCTTCCGGCGATCGGATTTTCTTTACTGGATTTTAGCTGGGAAGCAGATTTTACACAGGCTAAAGAGTATATTCAGAATATCGTAAGAAGAACTTTGGAGAAGCCAATGCCCAAAGGTATTGTTTTGAATGTAAATATCCCCAAGCTTCCGAAAGAAGACATCAAAGGAATTAAAGTCTGCAAACAGGCTCACGCAAAATGGGAAGAAAGCTTTGAGGAAAGACTAAGTCCACACGGTAAAAAATATTATTGGCTCACAGGCTATTTTAATAATATGGATGAATCTCCCGATGCTGATGAAACGGCTTTGGCGAATGGATATATTTCCATTGTTCCCGTAAAGTTTGATTTAACAGCTTACGAGTACATGAAAACTTTGGAAGAGGTAATGAACTTTGATTAA
- a CDS encoding 2TM domain-containing protein — MENTNENEIRYKAAARRVKKIKSFYVFTFVYFAVNLFILYLNYSGLKGGESIWQLKYFSLPFFWGVGLICYGMNVFFSGFILGNNWEEKKIKELMDKENRQ, encoded by the coding sequence ATGGAAAATACTAATGAAAACGAAATCCGCTACAAAGCAGCTGCGCGGAGAGTGAAAAAAATAAAGAGCTTTTATGTTTTTACTTTTGTTTATTTCGCTGTCAATCTTTTTATTCTTTATCTGAATTATTCAGGATTAAAAGGAGGAGAAAGTATTTGGCAGTTAAAATATTTCTCACTGCCTTTCTTTTGGGGAGTTGGTTTAATCTGCTACGGAATGAATGTTTTTTTCTCCGGATTTATTCTGGGTAACAATTGGGAAGAGAAAAAAATAAAAGAATTGATGGACAAAGAAAATAGGCAATAA
- a CDS encoding 2TM domain-containing protein — translation METYINKEDQAYRKAAKRVKDIKGFYGNLTSYCLVIPFLVILNLLTSPGHLWFFWPMLGWGMGLAAHGISTFGIGKDWEEKKIKQLMEEERRNTKSI, via the coding sequence ATGGAAACTTACATCAACAAAGAAGATCAGGCTTACAGAAAAGCAGCAAAGAGAGTAAAGGACATTAAAGGATTCTACGGAAATCTTACTTCTTATTGCCTGGTAATCCCGTTTTTGGTTATCTTAAATCTTTTGACTTCACCGGGACATTTATGGTTCTTCTGGCCCATGTTAGGATGGGGAATGGGATTGGCTGCGCACGGAATCAGTACTTTCGGAATTGGTAAAGACTGGGAAGAGAAAAAAATCAAACAACTGATGGAGGAGGAGAGAAGAAATACAAAATCAATTTAA
- a CDS encoding 2TM domain-containing protein encodes MENNLQKLKYRRAKRRMKEIKYFYFMLFGCVLLSPYLIFINLTKTPEFHWFWFPLSGFSVSLLSYAIYVFTGRKWENRKIQELMDHEFGDLKSL; translated from the coding sequence ATGGAAAATAATCTACAAAAATTAAAATACAGACGGGCCAAAAGGAGGATGAAAGAAATAAAATACTTTTACTTCATGCTCTTTGGATGTGTTTTACTTTCACCCTATCTGATCTTTATTAATTTAACTAAAACGCCCGAATTTCATTGGTTTTGGTTTCCTTTATCAGGCTTTTCAGTCAGTCTTCTAAGCTATGCAATCTATGTTTTTACAGGAAGAAAATGGGAAAACCGCAAAATTCAGGAATTAATGGATCATGAATTTGGAGATTTAAAATCACTTTAA
- a CDS encoding TonB-dependent receptor has product MKTQGQQFLLLIAFFIFSLNFAQTKISGKVSFRNKGISEVNVTLKDTYDGATTDAGGNFSFETSEKGNHQLIFTHPKYIETEKSIFIENQDISVNADLKEQINEIDAVVVSAGSIEASDKKRATALLTPIDIYTTAGADGQISSALNYLPGVQKVGETEGLFIRGGTGTESKIFMDGSLINNYFSNSIPGIAGRDRFNTSLFKGNIFSSGGYSALYGQALSGALMLESVDLPDQSSYDFGISPIFLSAGFQKLSENKNHSYGATLGYSLLSLMQKVIPFNTDFMDAPQGLNGDFNFRIKTKSGGFFKYYGMYNSNKMGVKTQSLEEDNAFNLIRLKGKNTYHNLSFKQKFGKYLFNAGASYSYNQSDLNFSTEKNETEGEKSQLLNDGNYLNFKAVLERKVNKISAIRGGFEFNNTDEKLDFQQVNKHYQDLISAVFVETDLGFSNRFSAKIGARAEHSSYLDKSNIAPRFALAYRLAKDWTTSFAYGLFYQNPESKYINGPSNLDFQQSQHYIFQIQRSSEGRSLRLEAFYKKYDQLIKTFTINPQENQNQQVQSALNNAGFGYAKGLELFWRDKKTFKDIDYWLSYSYLDSKRDFMNYPMSLQPNFASNHTLSAVAKRFIPEWKLGVNLSYTYAKGRPYYDIATKTESDKVINFTRNEGHLKDYNALNFSLNYLPNLGKKDAKAFTIFVLSVSNILGSKNIYGYNFSQNGMRSAAVVPPVNTFVFVGAFISFGVDKTEDAINNNL; this is encoded by the coding sequence ATGAAAACTCAAGGACAACAATTTCTGCTTTTGATCGCTTTCTTTATTTTTAGTCTGAATTTTGCCCAGACCAAAATTTCAGGGAAAGTCAGTTTTAGAAATAAAGGCATTAGCGAAGTCAATGTTACGCTGAAAGATACCTATGATGGCGCAACAACTGACGCCGGCGGAAACTTCTCTTTTGAAACCTCAGAAAAAGGAAACCATCAGCTTATTTTTACTCATCCAAAATACATAGAAACAGAAAAATCAATTTTCATTGAAAATCAGGATATTTCTGTAAATGCCGATCTGAAAGAACAAATAAATGAAATTGATGCGGTCGTGGTTTCGGCGGGTTCTATTGAAGCTAGTGATAAAAAGCGCGCCACGGCACTTTTAACGCCTATCGATATTTATACCACGGCTGGTGCAGACGGACAGATTTCTTCGGCTTTAAACTATCTTCCCGGCGTGCAGAAAGTCGGCGAAACAGAAGGTTTGTTCATCCGCGGTGGAACCGGAACAGAATCCAAAATTTTTATGGATGGAAGCTTAATCAATAATTATTTTTCCAATTCTATTCCCGGAATTGCGGGGCGAGACAGATTTAACACCTCACTTTTTAAAGGCAATATTTTTTCAAGTGGCGGCTATTCTGCCTTGTACGGTCAGGCACTTTCGGGCGCTCTGATGTTGGAAAGTGTAGATTTACCGGATCAAAGTTCTTATGATTTCGGGATTTCTCCAATCTTTTTAAGTGCCGGTTTTCAAAAGTTGAGTGAAAATAAAAATCATTCTTACGGAGCCACTTTAGGATATTCTTTGTTGAGCTTAATGCAGAAAGTTATTCCTTTTAATACCGATTTTATGGATGCTCCCCAAGGTCTGAATGGAGATTTTAATTTCAGGATCAAAACGAAATCAGGTGGTTTTTTCAAATATTACGGAATGTATAATTCCAACAAAATGGGGGTGAAAACGCAAAGTCTTGAAGAGGATAATGCGTTTAATCTGATCAGGTTAAAAGGTAAAAATACCTATCATAATTTATCATTTAAGCAAAAATTCGGGAAATATCTATTCAATGCCGGAGCCTCTTATTCTTACAATCAATCCGATTTGAATTTCTCCACAGAAAAAAATGAAACAGAAGGTGAAAAATCCCAACTGTTAAATGATGGCAATTATCTGAATTTCAAAGCGGTTTTAGAAAGAAAGGTGAACAAGATCAGCGCTATTCGTGGTGGTTTTGAATTCAATAATACCGATGAAAAGCTTGATTTTCAGCAAGTCAATAAACATTATCAGGATTTGATTTCTGCCGTTTTCGTGGAAACAGATCTTGGGTTCAGCAATCGTTTTTCAGCAAAAATAGGAGCGAGGGCTGAACATTCTTCTTACTTAGATAAAAGTAATATTGCTCCGCGTTTTGCCTTGGCTTATCGCTTGGCGAAAGACTGGACGACTTCTTTTGCGTATGGATTATTTTATCAAAATCCTGAAAGTAAATATATCAACGGGCCTTCAAATTTAGATTTTCAGCAATCTCAACATTATATTTTTCAGATTCAGAGAAGTTCCGAAGGTAGAAGTTTGAGGCTGGAAGCATTTTATAAAAAATATGATCAGCTGATTAAAACATTCACCATCAATCCTCAGGAAAATCAAAATCAGCAGGTTCAGTCTGCGTTAAATAATGCCGGATTCGGTTATGCAAAAGGGCTGGAATTGTTCTGGAGAGATAAAAAGACATTTAAAGATATCGATTACTGGCTCAGTTATTCTTATTTGGATTCTAAGCGTGATTTTATGAATTATCCGATGAGTTTGCAGCCTAATTTTGCTTCTAATCATACCCTTTCTGCCGTTGCCAAACGTTTCATCCCTGAATGGAAATTAGGTGTAAATCTTTCATACACGTACGCAAAAGGCAGACCTTATTACGATATTGCAACAAAAACAGAAAGTGATAAAGTCATTAATTTCACCCGAAATGAAGGTCATTTAAAAGATTATAATGCCTTGAATTTCAGTCTGAATTATTTGCCCAATTTAGGAAAAAAAGATGCCAAAGCATTTACCATTTTTGTCTTGAGTGTTTCCAATATTTTAGGATCAAAAAATATCTACGGCTACAATTTTTCTCAAAACGGAATGAGAAGTGCTGCCGTGGTTCCACCTGTGAATACCTTTGTCTTTGTCGGCGCATTCATCAGCTTTGGAGTAGATAAAACCGAAGATGCTATCAATAATAATTTATAA
- a CDS encoding carboxy terminal-processing peptidase has translation MWKNFKLNKFLLLIPLTSLMFCFNSPKNDDEKMQTIMVSVKNTLSYLHYSPKPINDAYSKDVYKHYFEMVDPAKRYFLQSDMDEFGKHATKLDDYLNLGDLTFYKLTVDRLYQRVDEIDKITQDIFSKPINLEEDETLTLEPKLKKIPANKQEQYNEWKKFIKYNILQEVESMNSKEEAQKIKKDSVQKFKLKDTIKYQPLSPDQKIKKATDEVKDLVKETFTRFKKRKKMDWFTVYMNSYTEVFDPHTNYYSPKDKEDFDTQFVGKVIGIGAIIQEKKGNLFLGALTIGAPAWKSKQLSEGDKILKVKSKPKEDAVNVVGMLSDEAVRLIRGEKGTPVTLTVQKKDGTIKDVTMIREEVAIEDTFARSIVVNSPNGKKYGFINLPSFNADFENPNGRNASDDIKNEVIKLKSQNIEGIVLDLRNNGGGSLTEVGDIMGLFMNAGPYVQVKDGNGKIQTLKNKQETPIWTGPLVIMQNELSASASEILAGAMQDYGRAMIIGSPQSFGKGTVQTFVDLNRFLNTEDDFGSLKLTIQKFYRVTGESNQRKGIVSDIQMKDFFTYAEIGERYDDFALAWDKIPSSKFDKLNIFNAVALEKASAARMANNKNYQLLLESAQWREKLDKEESITLNINKFNQVMKERKAQIEKFKALSKFENGLQFIMYPAEVEREKKDEAFKKKSEIWVKGLKKDPYLQEAMNIVADMGAKS, from the coding sequence ATGTGGAAAAATTTCAAGCTAAATAAATTTTTACTCCTAATTCCATTAACAAGTCTAATGTTTTGTTTCAACTCGCCAAAGAATGATGACGAAAAGATGCAGACGATAATGGTGAGCGTAAAGAATACACTTTCTTATCTACATTATAGTCCGAAGCCAATCAATGATGCCTACTCGAAAGACGTGTATAAGCATTATTTTGAGATGGTGGATCCGGCCAAAAGATACTTCCTTCAGTCTGATATGGATGAATTCGGCAAGCATGCAACGAAGCTTGATGATTATCTGAATCTGGGAGATCTTACTTTTTACAAGCTTACTGTTGACAGATTGTACCAAAGAGTGGATGAAATCGATAAGATTACTCAGGATATTTTCAGTAAACCGATTAATTTGGAGGAAGATGAAACATTAACTCTTGAACCTAAGTTGAAAAAAATCCCTGCCAACAAGCAGGAGCAGTACAACGAGTGGAAAAAATTTATCAAGTACAATATTCTTCAGGAAGTGGAGTCTATGAACAGTAAAGAGGAAGCTCAAAAGATCAAGAAAGATTCTGTTCAGAAATTTAAGTTAAAGGATACAATTAAATATCAGCCTCTATCCCCGGATCAGAAGATTAAAAAAGCGACTGATGAAGTGAAAGATCTTGTAAAAGAAACATTTACAAGATTTAAAAAGAGAAAAAAAATGGACTGGTTCACGGTGTATATGAATTCTTACACAGAAGTTTTCGATCCGCATACCAACTATTATTCTCCAAAAGATAAAGAAGATTTTGATACTCAATTCGTTGGGAAAGTGATCGGGATCGGAGCTATTATTCAGGAGAAAAAAGGAAATCTTTTCCTGGGGGCTTTAACGATTGGGGCTCCGGCATGGAAGTCCAAGCAGCTTTCAGAAGGTGATAAGATTTTGAAGGTAAAATCTAAACCGAAAGAAGATGCAGTAAACGTTGTGGGAATGCTTTCTGATGAGGCGGTACGTTTAATCAGAGGTGAAAAAGGAACACCGGTTACTTTAACGGTTCAGAAAAAAGACGGAACAATAAAGGACGTTACGATGATTCGTGAAGAGGTTGCTATTGAAGATACTTTCGCGAGAAGTATTGTGGTAAACTCTCCGAACGGTAAAAAATATGGTTTCATTAATTTACCAAGCTTTAACGCAGATTTTGAGAATCCTAACGGAAGAAATGCCTCAGATGATATTAAAAATGAGGTCATTAAGCTTAAATCTCAAAATATCGAAGGGATTGTTTTAGACCTTAGAAATAACGGTGGTGGTTCATTAACGGAAGTGGGTGACATCATGGGATTATTCATGAATGCAGGGCCTTATGTTCAGGTAAAAGACGGAAACGGAAAGATTCAAACGTTAAAAAACAAGCAGGAAACTCCGATTTGGACTGGTCCGTTGGTGATTATGCAAAACGAACTTTCGGCTTCGGCTTCTGAGATCCTGGCTGGTGCAATGCAGGATTATGGAAGAGCGATGATTATCGGATCACCACAGTCTTTCGGAAAAGGAACGGTTCAGACTTTTGTGGATCTGAACAGATTCTTAAATACAGAAGATGATTTCGGATCTTTAAAACTTACCATTCAGAAGTTCTATAGAGTAACGGGAGAGTCTAACCAGAGAAAAGGAATTGTGTCTGATATTCAGATGAAAGACTTCTTTACTTATGCTGAAATCGGAGAGAGATATGATGATTTTGCATTGGCTTGGGATAAAATTCCTTCTTCAAAATTTGATAAATTAAATATTTTCAATGCGGTAGCGCTTGAAAAAGCAAGTGCAGCGAGAATGGCTAATAATAAAAATTATCAGTTGTTATTAGAATCTGCCCAGTGGAGAGAAAAATTAGATAAAGAAGAAAGCATTACATTGAATATCAATAAATTCAATCAGGTAATGAAAGAAAGAAAAGCGCAGATCGAGAAATTCAAAGCGTTGAGTAAATTCGAAAACGGCCTTCAGTTTATCATGTATCCGGCAGAGGTTGAAAGAGAGAAAAAAGACGAAGCATTCAAGAAAAAATCTGAAATCTGGGTGAAAGGTCTTAAGAAAGACCCATACCTTCAGGAAGCAATGAATATCGTTGCAGACATGGGTGCAAAATCTTAG
- a CDS encoding 2TM domain-containing protein — MLTVLVSFMYSFFLGLGNGFLNEFLNKKFPWSEATTKRAVISIISILIANIILVYFCNYVNFVLIQRGATTQEYFSGKYNFINWFTINIALLISAFLHARGFMEELKKTSKKEVVEQKLIAKSANAQFESLKNQLDPHFLFNSLNVLSSLIDENPKQAQKFTASMSKIYRYVLEQKDKELVTVEDELEFAKTYCDLLKTRFEDSVDFVFDVRKEDFREFVVPLSLQLLLENCIKHNFATSSKPLMITIYSENNTLCIENNLQVREQIKESSGIGLANIVQRYALLTKRNVFIEKSEDYFKVKLPILESKPNIVSIKTEDQDKAYERAQKRVKEIKSFYGNLISYCVVIPALIIINLATSPRNIWFIFPMLGWGIGLAAHGMSVFAIGKNWEERKIREILEKQNRQ; from the coding sequence ATGCTGACAGTACTAGTTTCCTTTATGTATTCTTTTTTTCTGGGACTTGGAAATGGTTTTTTGAACGAGTTTCTGAATAAAAAATTTCCCTGGTCTGAGGCAACTACTAAAAGAGCTGTTATAAGTATTATTTCAATATTAATTGCCAATATTATTCTGGTCTATTTCTGCAATTATGTAAACTTTGTACTTATTCAGCGAGGAGCAACCACTCAGGAATATTTTTCGGGGAAGTATAATTTTATCAACTGGTTTACGATTAATATTGCACTTTTAATCTCTGCTTTTCTCCATGCAAGAGGTTTCATGGAAGAACTGAAAAAGACGTCGAAAAAAGAAGTGGTAGAGCAGAAATTGATTGCGAAATCTGCCAATGCACAGTTTGAAAGTCTTAAAAATCAGCTGGATCCGCATTTTCTTTTTAATTCATTGAATGTTTTAAGTTCATTAATTGACGAAAATCCAAAACAGGCGCAGAAGTTTACGGCCTCAATGTCAAAGATTTACCGATATGTTTTGGAACAGAAAGATAAAGAATTGGTCACCGTTGAAGATGAACTCGAATTTGCTAAAACCTATTGTGATTTGCTTAAAACAAGATTTGAAGACAGTGTAGATTTTGTTTTTGATGTCAGAAAAGAAGATTTTCGGGAATTTGTGGTTCCGCTTTCATTGCAGTTGTTGTTAGAGAACTGTATCAAGCATAATTTTGCGACTTCTTCAAAGCCTTTAATGATTACAATTTATTCTGAAAATAATACACTTTGCATAGAGAATAATCTACAGGTTCGGGAGCAGATAAAAGAAAGCTCAGGAATTGGTTTGGCGAATATTGTTCAACGTTATGCGCTGCTTACGAAAAGGAATGTTTTCATTGAAAAATCTGAAGATTATTTTAAAGTAAAACTTCCGATATTAGAAAGTAAACCCAATATTGTCAGTATAAAAACTGAAGATCAGGATAAAGCATATGAGAGAGCTCAGAAAAGAGTAAAAGAAATCAAAAGTTTCTACGGAAACCTGATTTCTTATTGTGTAGTAATCCCTGCATTGATTATCATTAATCTTGCCACAAGCCCAAGAAATATCTGGTTTATTTTTCCAATGTTAGGCTGGGGAATTGGCTTAGCAGCGCACGGAATGAGTGTTTTTGCCATTGGGAAAAACTGGGAAGAAAGAAAAATCAGAGAAATATTAGAAAAACAAAACAGGCAATAA
- a CDS encoding 2TM domain-containing protein yields the protein MEILQNNTMNYLEAQKQVKQIKGFYIHLIVYVCVNLFIIGLQAVDLDQNEKFWSWDLLELPALWGVGVAIHGMSIFLPTFLFGRNWESRKIKELMNEDQRNFKR from the coding sequence ATGGAAATTCTTCAAAACAATACAATGAACTATCTGGAAGCTCAGAAACAGGTAAAACAGATCAAAGGATTTTATATTCATTTAATAGTTTATGTGTGTGTAAATCTGTTTATTATCGGCTTACAGGCTGTGGATTTAGATCAAAATGAAAAATTCTGGAGTTGGGATTTATTGGAACTTCCTGCTCTATGGGGAGTTGGTGTAGCGATACATGGGATGAGTATTTTTTTACCGACTTTTCTATTCGGCAGAAATTGGGAAAGCAGAAAGATCAAGGAGCTGATGAATGAAGATCAAAGAAACTTCAAAAGGTAA
- a CDS encoding GMP reductase, protein MRIEYDIKLGFKDVMFRPKRSTLKSRSEVDLEREFTFKHTQKKWKGTPIIAANMDTVGTFEMAVELAKDKIITAVHKHYTPEQWSEFLNSQPEEIHQYIALSTGTGKADEEKIRMILEKHPKIEFLCIDVANGYSEHFVEFVKKARANFPDKIIIAGNVVTGEMVEELLLVGADIIKVGIGPGSVCTTRVKTGVGYPQLSAIIECSDAAHGLGGHIIADGGCKVPGDVAKAFGGGADFVMLGGMFAGHDESGGEIIEENGKKFRSFYGMSSKTAMDKHSGGVAEYRASEGKTVKVPYKGPVSETVKDILGGVRSTCTYVGASKLKELSKRTTFIRVQEQENQVFN, encoded by the coding sequence ATGCGAATAGAATATGATATAAAGCTCGGATTTAAGGATGTAATGTTCCGTCCGAAACGTTCAACTCTGAAATCCCGTTCGGAGGTTGATCTTGAAAGAGAATTTACTTTTAAACATACTCAAAAAAAATGGAAAGGCACCCCGATTATCGCCGCCAATATGGATACGGTGGGGACTTTCGAAATGGCTGTAGAATTAGCCAAAGACAAAATCATCACTGCTGTACACAAACACTATACTCCCGAACAGTGGTCTGAGTTTTTAAACAGCCAACCGGAAGAAATTCATCAATATATCGCTTTAAGCACCGGAACCGGAAAAGCAGATGAAGAAAAAATAAGAATGATCCTCGAAAAGCATCCGAAAATAGAGTTTCTCTGCATCGATGTTGCCAATGGCTATTCTGAGCACTTCGTGGAGTTTGTGAAGAAGGCAAGAGCCAATTTTCCGGATAAAATTATCATCGCCGGCAATGTGGTTACAGGCGAAATGGTAGAAGAGCTGCTTTTGGTGGGTGCTGATATTATTAAAGTTGGGATTGGTCCCGGCTCTGTTTGTACGACACGCGTAAAAACAGGGGTTGGATATCCTCAACTTTCCGCTATTATAGAATGTTCTGACGCAGCCCATGGCTTGGGCGGTCACATCATTGCAGATGGGGGTTGTAAAGTTCCAGGAGATGTCGCAAAAGCCTTTGGTGGCGGAGCAGATTTTGTGATGTTAGGCGGAATGTTTGCCGGTCATGACGAAAGCGGCGGTGAGATCATTGAAGAAAATGGTAAAAAATTCCGTTCTTTTTATGGCATGAGTTCTAAAACAGCAATGGATAAACATTCCGGAGGCGTTGCAGAATACAGAGCTTCCGAAGGTAAAACTGTGAAAGTTCCTTACAAAGGGCCGGTTTCCGAGACCGTAAAAGATATTTTGGGCGGTGTTCGCTCTACCTGTACGTATGTTGGGGCTTCAAAACTAAAGGAATTGTCCAAAAGAACTACTTTTATTCGGGTTCAGGAACAGGAAAACCAGGTTTTCAATTAA
- a CDS encoding methyltransferase family protein, translated as MNTLEIVYYTLMIFWFCSEIYYSLKLKAGKTDQKVKIRMNLTKIWILFTFCFFTPIFVAYYSYLPILNFEWIHILGVLFLISGIILRLSVIRFLGKYFTVELAIKKDHQLIRHGFYALVRHPSYTGVLLGLIGSGLYLNNWISLLLAFTPMFLMIIDRIKTEENALIQQFGDEYIQYKKQTKKLIPFVF; from the coding sequence ATGAATACTTTAGAAATCGTATACTATACGCTGATGATTTTCTGGTTTTGCTCAGAAATTTATTATTCTTTAAAGCTAAAAGCTGGAAAAACCGATCAAAAAGTGAAAATTCGAATGAATTTGACTAAAATTTGGATTCTTTTTACCTTTTGCTTCTTCACACCAATCTTTGTTGCTTATTATTCTTATTTACCCATTTTAAATTTTGAGTGGATTCATATTTTAGGCGTTTTATTTCTTATTTCAGGAATTATTTTAAGGCTTTCAGTCATCCGTTTTTTGGGTAAATATTTTACGGTGGAACTCGCCATTAAAAAAGATCATCAACTTATCAGACATGGCTTTTATGCGTTGGTAAGACATCCTTCTTACACAGGCGTTTTATTGGGTTTAATAGGTTCCGGTTTGTATCTGAATAACTGGATTTCTCTTCTTTTAGCGTTTACTCCAATGTTTTTGATGATTATTGACCGAATTAAAACGGAAGAAAATGCCCTGATTCAACAATTTGGGGATGAATATATTCAGTATAAAAAGCAGACGAAAAAGCTGATTCCGTTTGTGTTTTAA